The stretch of DNA cttaaatttctattttagccatttcaagcctaatttaactacggaattGTAAATCATTTTTCGAATACgcacctaagtccaaattcaccatacggagctattggaatcatcaaaattctattccggggtcgtttatacataagtcaacatctggtcaaccttttcaacttacatttttatcttggagactaagtatctcaattcatttcaaaacctcaccggacccgaaccaattaccccggcaagtcacataacaattgtaaagtataaattgagcagtaaatatgaGAACaagactgtaatactcaaaataatcggtcgggtcattacacacaCTTATCCCTCCACcccgacaatatcaatagccaccctcatccctccgccctgataatatcaatagccacccttatcgctcttatagccaccattatcactcctataatagcctcccttatctctCCGTTTAATatcctcccttatcactccgcccagaaaatatcccaacacacataacaacaatgaaatgccactcttataccTGCATAATATTAATAATGGAATCCCACCCTTATACGCCGTACAaaagtaacccaaatcacacaacaatttacacagaagATTATCACAACACTACATAATCAACTCGTAATTACAAATTGCCTTTAGGCCACAACATTTCCAAAAgtacaacaaaatcaattaatttcacagcaaatagcctaaggctccacacaacatatataaaacctcaaaaagaatAACAAGGATGGAAAAATAGCTCAGCacaggacaacaccttctttaatccaaatttcagATAAATATACAAATGCCTCTTTTTAaacatatttaattaattatttccaggaaatatcaactTAACAAACACACgagattcacataaaaatcaaagtggcaatcacaccaaattatcatataaaaataaattcgacAAATAAGGATTTGAGGTAtggcaaatagaggatttaataaatttcaataattatccaatttaatacataaaaatgcctaagaccttaaaccaataaaatttgcacatataagcccaactacgtattcgtcacctcgtgtaaacgactttcaatcacacaatttccacataagactcaatgcgtAAGGGGTAATTGTTAGGATATAGATTAACCTAGATTTTGAATTTAAATTCCTAATGAAATATCTGATATCTTAGGCTAGGACTACTCTTATCACGTTAACAAACCTTATCAGCTAGAGAGTTTGTATAGCACGCAACTACTGTATCAGCTTATGTATACAGAGGACGACTCATATTCTATTGTAATAGAGCTTTAGTTAATCAAATACAACACATCatttcatggtatcagagcgaaaCAGCAACTCACGTCCATCTTCATCCATGGCTTTACCTTCTCTCACTAGCCTCAGCAATCAAACACCACAAACAAATCCTACCCCTTTCTCAACCAATGTCGCTCAATCAAGTTCGATAAAGCTTGATTGGAACAATTACATATTCTGGAAGTCGCAACTTCTTGCAGTACTTAGAGGCCATGACCTTGAAGGAAATGTTGATGGTACACATAAATGTCCATCTCGAATGATATCCAGCTCTTCTGAAGAAAACTCCTTCCAAGCAACGGTAAACCCAGCATATAACTCTTGGATAAAACAGGATCAACTACTGCTTTCTTGGATCCTTTCAACCCTCACTGAAGGTGTGTTAGCCCAGGTTGTTGGTTGCGTTTCTTCGCGAGACGTATGGAAAACACTTGAAAACATGTTTGCCTCGCAATCTAAGGCAAGAATCATGCAATTACGGCTTCATCTACAAACTACAAAAAAGGCAACACTTCAATGGTTGAATATCTTCAAAAGATGAAAACTTTTGCAGATAACTTAGCTATAACTGCTTATCCAGTCACAGATGAGGACCTAGTTTTATATATTCTAGGTGGACTTGGCCCAGATTAAGATGCTTTAGTTGTTTCTGTCACCTCTAGAGCAGAATCCATATCCTTAGCCGATCTCCATGGACTGCTACTCAGCTATGAATATAGGTTGGAACAAATAAATGCCTTAGAGCAAAGTTTGGCGCAAGCAAATTTGTCAGTCAAAAATTCTAATCATACTGGTAGAGGAGACAACTATTTTAGACGAAACTATAATCCTGGTTCTAATCAATACACTGGTGGAAGGGGTGGTGGTCGAGGTCGAGGATGCGGTGGTCAAAATACAAACTCTAACCATGCTGCAGTTCAGTGCCAAGTTTGCAACAAGTATGGACATACAGCTGTGACTTGTTACCACCAATTCGACCATGCTTACCAGGCTCCATCAAAACAGAAAATGGCAGCCCTTATTGCTCATCCTTCAACCATTAATGATCCAGCTTGGTATCCAGATTCTGGCGCAACAAATCACCTCATCAACGACATTACATCCATGACTGTCCGAGGTGAGTATAATGGGAATGAGCAAGTTCAAGTTGGTAATGGTGCAGGTTTGGCTATAACTCATATTGGAAATTCAAAATTTTCCAGTTATTCTAGGCCATTACAATTAAAGAATGTATTGCGTGTACCTATTGGACGGGAGTCTTGATCATGGCCTTTACAAGCTGCACTCTCTCAAGTCATCCAATTTGAAAGCTATCCAAAATAAACCACAAGCATTCCTCGTATCCAAACCTTCATTTGATCTTTGGAATAGTAGACTAGGTCATTCCTGAATAAATATTGTTAGTCGTATCATTAGAACACTTAAATTACCTTTTTCTAACAGTAGACAAAGGTAAGGGTGTCCATTTTGGCAAAGGTCACAAACTTCCTTTTTCTGTTTCTAGTTCTAGTTCTGCACATCCTTTAGATTTGATTCACACTGATGTATGGGACCCTTCTCCTCTTCTAGATAGCAATAAATTTCGTTGTTATGTTTCTTTCATCGATGATTTTAGCAAATTCGCATGGTTGTATCTCATGAACTTCAAATCTGAAGTACTTGATATCCTCTTGCGGTTTAAATCTCAAGTTGAAAACTTAATTGAACGCAAAATTAAATTAGTACAATCTAATTGGGGAGGTGAATATAAAAAATGCTCAAAGTTTTTCACTCAAATGGGGATCGTACATCAAGTTTCCTGCCCTCATACTCATGAACAAAATGGCACGACTGAAAGCAAACATCGCCATATTGTTGAAATGGGCTCAACTCTTTTGGCTCATGCTTCATTACCTATTCATTTTTGGGATCATGCCTTTTTGACAGCAGTCTATACTATCAATATAATTCCTTCTCCTTCTCTAAAGAACATGTCACCCTTTGAGATTTTATTCAAGAAACCACCCGATTATCACCTTCTTAAAGTTTTTGGGTGCACTTGTTATCCATATATTCGACCTTATAATTCCAATAAACTTGAGTTTCGATCCCTTCCTTGTGTGTTTTTAGGTTACAGTAGATATCACAAAGGCTATAATTGTCTCCATGTTCCTACAAATAGAATCTATGTCTCCGGGCAGCGGCAGACCCAGGATTTTGTGCtagcgggttcaatcttagaagtacataactttagtcgtaaaaaagtagttgtcaagtgggttcaaataaaatatttatacaaaatttgcgcaactttaatcctaatttatacatatacacagtattattttttgataaagcgggttcagttgaactTGCTTGCTATATCCAGGCATGTCATTTTTGATGAGACAAAGTTCTATTTTGCCCAGCCAACCTCCCAAATGTCCAATACATTGCCCACTACTATTCAGTCAATCTCTACACTTCAAGTAGTTGCTCCTTGTCATAAGGTCCAATCCCATGTCCCTCCAACTACATTGTCTTCATCCAGTAGGCCTATCTCTCCACCTTTGCCTCCAACTGATAACCCTTCTACTAATCTATCTGTTGACTTGCCTGTCTTACCACTTGTTCCCAGTAATTCATGCCCTTCCAGTAATGTAATACCTCATTCAGGTGCCCGCACCCAACCAATACTATCTCAAGTAATTCACCCTCCTCATCACATGATTACTAGGCGTAAAGCTAAAGCACTTCCACAACCACAAGCTAACACAGTAACCAAATACCCTCTTCCACCTTCCTCTTTTCCCTCTGAACCTACCTACTTCTCTCAAGCAAACAAAGACTTAAGCTGGAGAAAGGCCATGCAAGAGGAATACAATTCTCTCATCCACAATGGCACTTGGTCCCTTGTCCCTTCTTCTATTGCCAAAAATATTGTGGGATGTAAGTGTATCTTCAAGTTGAAACTCAGACCAAATGGTTCTATTGAACGCTATAAAGAGCGACTTATGGAAAAAGGTTTCAATCAAGAGTTCAGAGTTGATTATCATGACACCTTTAGCCCCGTTATTAAGCCTACCACAATTCGTGTCATTCTTACTATAGCACTGTCTCGGGGGTCTCTTCGTCAATAAGATGTCAAGAATGCCTTTTTACATGGGCATCTACATGAGGAAGTCTACATGACTCAACCGGCAGGCTTTGTTGATCCAAAATTCCCTAATCATGTCTGCAAATTGCATAAAGCACTCTATGGGCTTAAGGAAGCACCTAGAGCATGGTTTGAGAAGCTTAGCACTGCCTTATTGGAACTTGGTTTTCTTGGTTCGAAGTCTGATTCTCCTCTCTTTATTCGGAAGCGCAGTGATCATATTACGTTCATCCTTGTCTATGTTAATGAATTAATTGTGACAGGCAGCTCTAGCTCATTCATTTTGGATTTGATCAGGAAGCTCTCCAATGCTTTTGCACTCAAAGACTTAGGCAATCTACATTACTTCTTGGGGATAGAAGTGAGCCATGCCCGTGATGGTTTGATCCTGTGTCAGTCCAAATATATTAGAGATCTTCTTGCTCGAGCCAAAATGGAGGGAGCCAAGCCCATTGCAACCCCTATGCTTGCTGGACAACAACTTTCTCAACATGGTAACACCACATTTCATGATCATTCTCTATATAGAAGCCTTGTGGGAGCACTTCAATACATCACTATAACTAGACCTGATGTCTCCTACACTGTAAACAAGTTGTGCCAATTCATGCACAATCCCATGGAGTCACATTTTCAAGCTATGAAAATACTACTTCGCTATCTTAAAGGGACTATTCATCTTGGCCTTCTCTTACGTCCATCCTCACAGCTTCATATTAATGGCTTTTCTGATGCAGATTGGGCTGGTAGTCCAGATGATAGACGCTCCACTCATGGTTATTGTATTTACCTGGGGAAAAATATGGTGTCGTGGAGTTCTAAGAAGCAAAAGGTTGTTGCTCGCTCAAGCACAAAAGCTGAGTATAGAGCCttagctgctgctactgctgaaACTACATGGCTCCAACATCTTCTTCAGGAACTTGGGGTCATCCTTCCTCAGCTCCAAAGTTATGGTGTGATAACATCTCCGCTACCTACCTTACTGCCAATCCAATTTTTCATGCTCGCACAAAACATATTGAACTGGAttttcattttattcgagaaaaagtAGCAGCAAAAGATCTTCAAATCCACTACATAAGTTCAGTTGATCAGATCGCAGACGTCCTCACAAAATGTCTCTCTAGCAGATGATTTTCCCATCTTAGAGACAAACTTATTGTGGTCAATTCCCAGCTGCActtacggggggggggggggggtgttaggATATAGATTAGCCtatattttgaatttaaattcCTACTGAAATATCTGATATCTTAGGCTAGGACTGCTCTTATCACCTTAACAAACCTTATTAGCTAGAGAGTTTGTATAGCACACAACTACTGTATCAGCTTATGTATATAGTGGACGACTCCTCTTCTATTGTAATAGAGCTTTGGTTAATCAAATAAAACACATCATTTCAGTAATTATTCcactcaaagttaggcaagatacttacctttacggagttaggccgatattccaaaataaccttCTTGTGTGAAATgatctccggacggctcaaatctagccaaataaattatataacttcattaaaattcatcggaaataattccggataatataacattgacttaaaatttcacattaaaaagtcaatctgaaagtcaacgcgggacccgcctctcaaaacccgatagaatttttatgaaatccgagcaccaattctgatacgagttcaaccataccaaaattactaaattccgataacaactcggccctcaaatcctcaatctTAACCttaagggttttcacaatttttttccaacttaaaacaccaattaaatgttaaaaacaacaatggattcggataatttaaccaaaattaagtTAGGAATCTTTACCCCAATGTttctcttgaaaatctcccgaaaatcgcttCTTCCAAGCTCTAAAATCGTCAAGAATGaataaaaatggctaactcccgAATATAAGCTTCTTTCCAAGCAAGTCGCATCTGTGAAATGCGACTTGCCTCATTATTTCCAGCCAAAACAAAAGACAGTACCAGCCTTCAGTAAATcggtcataactttctgtacaaatgtccaaatgacgaatggTTCAAAGATGTACCAATGTCCAGTGCGAGCGCGCAAGTGAGGCAGAATACCATCCAAAGTGCGCGGCCATATGCGCGAGCGCATTCCCAGGTGCACGGCCGCGCAGGTCCTATTTCGGAAAGAGTCCTATTTTgcgtaggagaaggtgtgttcgtttgggcccgaccctacttggtatatatacatgaaaaataGTATTTTTGGTACTTTTcgcacatctaagacctaaggaagctaagaagAAGTGGGAGAACAAGagtacaaggatttcatcattcaatcctcatccaagacaagggtttggatcgTTTATGCTTTCTTTtatcttaaacttatttgtgatcaattactccatatctatggagtagttctcttttagggtttgatgaatttgttgtattgatatttgtttgtggattataactatagtttttatgtattgaatcgtttggatgatttaattattaaatctatattcacatgttcatgtaattgagagaggctagttgaattatcgtttaaccctagttaggaggataatcgagagaggttctcctaaagaccaatccactacgaattcttgcatatcttcactgagcttaaattggttcatattgtgaggttgagacttaatcgagagaggagtttctactaaacgtttgaactaataatttggtgaattcgagagacttacttgaacattagaagtgaatgaactagagttaaatcccagacatttatcttgcacctatctaatCAACCCCTATTCcccccattgatatcttccttgcttattTTTGTTCggttgtcattagtcaattagctctagattcttagttaattttagttttaattcacaTAATTCTAAACtattgattatcttggatagcaatctagttacaaactatgataatattatttaactacaatccatgtggatataatattatattatattatattcgactaacgagcatatttaagtgtgtgttttgcgctcgtcaaccaggtgacttttccctatgatggatggcatgacgactttcttaagggaattagcATTGTTTTGTTATATGGTGACTTTTGGATTGTTTGGTACTAATAAAAATAGTCTCTTGTATGTGATgtgtgaattaagaatacccctccAAATTATTGTTGTAAATTTaaaaagtaagttgcatgggGAAGAATAATTGTTGTAATAACGTTTTGGCTTATTTTGTGACTCTTTGCCCACTAGTTAGCATGATATTGCTCTAATTTTTCTtattaagaagtgaaattgatccGTCTTGATTAGTTCATATGCCAGagtgttagtttttgttaaacATAATTCTTGTATTTACttttatcatctagaacttgcTGATTGGTCTTCAAGACTAATGTTAACtatgtttggttggagggatgaccttaggcattctttgtgatctttgaaaaagcTTCTTTAGCCTTTCgagcctaccattgcataaatacTATCATTAGTTAATcccatttgagcctttaaccttttctttggctacctcattaaaaacctttacCCTTTTTGTGAAATAATTTCCTCTTTTGAACCTGTCCCTCCTTGAATGttaagaatgaggctaaaagcctaagtttggggtGTTGGTATTAATTAGGAAATGGTGAAGATGTACATTGTGTGTAGaaacatatacctcaaagttgtttatatgaagatactcaagttccaaaagaaaatagttgtataaaataaaaaaaaataaaaaataaaaaatggagtcttgagaaattagagaggtactttaaggtggttctatgttggtaactagatgtAAATAAAGGctatgtggtttaaaaagaagcaaagtgcaaaaagaaaagataaatgtgagtagtgttcaaggagggtgtagtcacttgtatcccaaatgcttatcctaccctcccctaagcctacattacaagcttaaaaagtccttatgggatctccaaccgaatgttcttgaataggcggcggattaaaataagggcaagcttatggcataatattttgtaacacttgaaattctttgttgagagtgtGTCTTTGTCATTTATCCCTCGTGCTGTTATTAtaaatatggtaattttggaactttctttcttgtgagggcacatagattatgatggattggtgacattgatatATTACGAATTGAATAAATTGAGCCTATGTAGTAGACTCGTGCTTTTGAGTCATTtcttgaggcttggttgttgtcacttgattatgTTAAAACTCTATTGCATTCTTGAGATTGTTttaaatgagggagttatttggttgagattcacatgcttgagcctaattattagtaccaaccaaGTCCATAAGTGTTATGCTTAATTAGAGAATGTGATTTGGAAATGATAGCGAAGCTAATTGTGCTTTGAATATTAGAGCCTCATTAaaaattttgttttgatttgcttgaggacaagcaaaagctttaagttgggggtgttgatgagtggtgattttaccatttaatttagtctcttttctttagttttgtgacctttaattataaaatgaggtgatttatgatgtgcattgctagattttcaaGTAAATGAAATCTCGAAGAGAATTGAAATTAAATGAAATGGATTCGTGCAAAAAGAGTGAAAGAAGTGCAAACGTTTCAAGTGGAATCACATCTGCGCAGAACCAACCGCATTTGCGGTCTCG from Nicotiana tomentosiformis chromosome 11, ASM39032v3, whole genome shotgun sequence encodes:
- the LOC108945729 gene encoding uncharacterized mitochondrial protein AtMg00810-like; amino-acid sequence: MTQPAGFVDPKFPNHVCKLHKALYGLKEAPRAWFEKLSTALLELGFLGSKSDSPLFIRKRSDHITFILVYVNELIVTGSSSSFILDLIRKLSNAFALKDLGNLHYFLGIEVSHARDGLILCQSKYIRDLLARAKMEGAKPIATPMLAGQQLSQHGNTTFHDHSLYRSLVGALQYITITRPDVSYTVNKLCQFMHNPMESHFQAMKILLRYLKGTIHLGLLLRPSSQLHINGFSDADWAGSPDDRRSTHGYCIYLGKNMVSWSSKKQKVVARSSTKAEYRALAAATAETTWLQHLLQELGVILPQLQSYGVITSPLPTLLPIQFFMLAQNILNWIFILFEKK